The following proteins are co-located in the Thermodesulfobacteriota bacterium genome:
- a CDS encoding MMPL family transporter, whose product MKHVKAAIEDLFERWARGLYRHPRAALLVLAAATGFFLLQMPRLTFDTSSESLLHANDPYRLEYDRFRQTFGQDRNIILGISTPDIFTTGFMTKLKSLHREIEAAVPHIRRVNSLVSARRISGENDTLHVGELLESWPEEPLDMGQLREQVLNNPFYLNYLVSEDATMAAIVIETDAVINVAPVSDAEAIAEFSDSPGDKAAAVPTDNPARFISAAEIRQIVDAITRLLPRYQAPDFRIGFSGSPVVVDIFNRAVAADMTRCSLLALAVIALSIGALFRRTSGVCLPLLVVTAAVISALGLMALMQVEIKIMSVILPIIILCGGVADSVHVLTIFFREYRPGTSKEEAVVRAMKQSGLPVLLTSLTTVAGLLSFAFAEISAIGEMGVFSALGVTMALVYTISMLPPLLALLPIRPGSPVDQHSLVMDRILSGIADFCAAHPRRIVAGAVVILILSAGFLPRLRYVDHMLNYFSDHMTVKQDMIRIDKALGGIISFEAVIDTGRENGLHDPAMLGRIDIAAERVKAESAGMGPSYAITKVYSITDVVREINQALHNDDPAFYTIPGDGDLVAQELFLFENSGSDELESVVNTDFSKTRVSVKVPWLDSSGLYRLSELIGRVFNETFAGHARVTLTGMSLILARTLPATLSSMNQSYLLAAVIISVLMIFLAGNVRIGLLAMLPNLLPIVMVMGGLAAMKIPLDMTALMIGSIAIGLVVDDTTHFMHHFRHHFDLTGDPREAVRRTLLGTGRAMLITTLVLSGGFLALTAAAMPHLSRFGILLALALMLALLADFIVTPVLMILVAGPSSALYRKAEAPLGHGGMMSPELKTGTDG is encoded by the coding sequence ATGAAACATGTAAAAGCGGCGATTGAAGATCTTTTTGAGCGCTGGGCCCGCGGCCTTTACCGGCATCCGCGCGCAGCCCTCCTGGTATTGGCGGCAGCAACCGGGTTCTTCCTTTTACAGATGCCCCGTCTGACCTTTGACACATCCTCGGAATCCCTTTTGCACGCAAACGATCCCTACCGCCTGGAATATGACCGCTTCCGGCAGACCTTCGGGCAGGATCGCAATATTATTCTCGGCATTTCCACCCCGGATATATTTACCACCGGGTTTATGACAAAACTCAAGTCGCTGCACCGGGAGATCGAGGCCGCCGTTCCCCACATCAGGCGCGTCAACAGCCTTGTCTCGGCCCGCCGGATCAGCGGGGAAAACGACACCCTTCATGTGGGTGAACTTCTGGAATCATGGCCCGAAGAACCGCTGGATATGGGCCAGCTGCGAGAGCAGGTCCTGAACAACCCCTTTTATCTCAACTACCTGGTTTCAGAAGATGCCACCATGGCGGCCATCGTCATTGAAACCGACGCCGTTATCAACGTGGCTCCGGTATCCGATGCCGAAGCGATAGCCGAATTTTCCGACTCGCCCGGCGACAAGGCCGCTGCCGTCCCGACCGATAATCCGGCTCGTTTTATCTCGGCGGCCGAAATCCGCCAGATCGTCGACGCCATTACGCGCCTGCTGCCCCGCTACCAGGCGCCTGATTTTCGGATCGGGTTTTCCGGCTCCCCGGTGGTGGTCGATATTTTCAACCGGGCCGTGGCCGCGGACATGACGCGTTGTTCGCTGCTTGCCCTGGCTGTGATCGCTCTCTCCATAGGGGCTCTGTTCCGGCGGACATCGGGCGTATGCCTTCCCCTGCTGGTGGTGACGGCCGCGGTGATTTCCGCCCTGGGGCTGATGGCTCTGATGCAGGTGGAGATCAAAATCATGTCGGTAATTCTGCCGATCATCATTCTGTGCGGCGGGGTGGCCGACTCGGTTCATGTGCTGACCATCTTCTTCCGGGAATATCGCCCGGGCACATCCAAAGAGGAAGCCGTCGTCAGGGCGATGAAACAATCCGGCCTGCCCGTTCTTTTAACCAGCCTGACCACCGTGGCCGGCCTGCTCTCCTTTGCCTTTGCCGAGATATCGGCCATCGGAGAAATGGGCGTTTTTTCCGCCCTGGGCGTAACCATGGCCCTGGTGTATACGATCAGCATGCTTCCGCCCCTGCTGGCCCTGTTGCCGATCAGGCCCGGGAGCCCCGTCGATCAGCATTCCCTGGTCATGGACCGGATACTGTCGGGAATTGCCGACTTCTGCGCCGCTCATCCCAGAAGAATTGTCGCCGGAGCAGTCGTCATCCTGATTCTGTCGGCGGGCTTTCTGCCCCGGTTACGGTACGTGGACCACATGCTCAACTATTTCTCCGATCACATGACGGTCAAGCAGGACATGATCCGCATCGATAAAGCGCTGGGAGGAATTATTTCTTTTGAAGCGGTTATCGACACCGGCCGGGAGAACGGCCTGCATGATCCGGCCATGCTCGGCCGGATCGACATCGCTGCCGAACGAGTGAAGGCTGAATCGGCGGGCATGGGACCGTCATATGCCATCACCAAGGTCTATTCCATCACGGACGTGGTCAGGGAGATCAACCAGGCCCTGCATAACGACGATCCCGCTTTCTACACCATCCCCGGAGACGGCGATCTCGTGGCCCAGGAACTCTTCCTTTTTGAAAACAGCGGCAGCGACGAACTGGAGTCGGTAGTTAATACGGACTTTTCCAAAACACGGGTTTCCGTAAAAGTACCGTGGCTCGACTCTTCCGGTCTTTACAGGTTGAGCGAGCTCATCGGCCGGGTATTTAATGAGACCTTTGCCGGTCATGCCCGTGTTACCCTGACCGGCATGTCGCTCATCCTGGCCCGGACCCTTCCGGCCACCCTGTCGAGCATGAACCAGAGCTATCTGCTGGCGGCCGTGATCATCTCCGTTTTGATGATTTTCCTGGCCGGCAACGTGAGAATCGGGTTGCTGGCCATGTTACCCAACCTGCTCCCCATCGTGATGGTCATGGGGGGCCTGGCCGCCATGAAAATCCCCCTGGACATGACGGCCCTCATGATCGGCAGCATCGCCATCGGCCTGGTAGTGGACGACACCACCCACTTCATGCATCACTTCCGCCACCATTTCGACCTTACCGGCGACCCGCGGGAAGCGGTCCGCCGCACGCTCCTGGGCACCGGACGCGCCATGCTGATCACAACACTGGTGCTGTCCGGCGGTTTTCTGGCCTTGACCGCCGCGGCCATGCCCCATCTGTCGCGGTTCGGGATTCTGCTGGCCCTGGCACTGATGCTGGCCCTGCTGGCCGATTTTATCGTGACGCCGGTCCTGATGATCCTGGTGGCCGGGCCGTCGTCGGCCCTTTACCGAAAAGCCGAGGCCCCCCTGGGGCACGGCGGAATGATGTCGCCGGAGTTAAAGACGGGAACCGACGGTTAA
- a CDS encoding AAA family ATPase: protein MVQGLSLSAAARQWLADRHDRIVETETDGRVATFAAVDRRTGRPVTARLFGINGHSPDIGEALTEYVARLARLSSDRVLKLLDHQEVRANGTVGLLVIQEAPAGEPLSAMLPSFRAMIAEEGRLNRGFCFFAAQMAEALQALHGAGVIHQAVTPDSFLFDPATRSLKLDGLARAPESAGLSPVTSEAVLPYISPEQAGRMSHTVDFRANLYSLGVLFYEMMTGVTPFSASDATGVLYGHTALTPIPPSEVNPAVDVVLSRLVLKLLAKHPDDRYQSAAGLLADLAGLACRFDAAARVPDFNLGRNDVSPVFTLPDRLYGREQTLSCLQKCFDRICAGDTCVVMIAGDTGVGKTEVVRRLGAYVREAGGIFLAGKFDQHQQAVPIRAPKTAMDSAARWLLSQSPEKIQIWREKILSAVSPNGQILVDIIPEMELVIGKQPPVCELPPMEAIMRVGLVMEKFGSLFLEKDHPVVFFLDDMQWADKGSLSHGIAFLLARQRRYCMVLGTYRDNEVDEDHPLTRYLSKLKRTSIPVEIFRLEHLDEGQTAAMVADILCQTDEVVAPLARIVFKKTGGNPFFIRQFMSSLHAGGLICYDMRRGNWSWDADRIAAADITDNVARLLSTAIDKLPVETLSVLQAAACVGNRIDPDLLARVLSRDLSDIVDQARTALKAGLLRVYVDPSPSRQASGKEAAHIWEFAHDHILQAVYRTLPEAAARDLHWAVGKAMLAREPTEGAGNKIFDIVYQLRLGMPPDLSPPETTEIARLNLMAGRNAMESVSFGAAAPYLRHACDLLPPTAWETDYDLCAAIHASLAKCEFVLGAFDASERLFGLLLQKAPSLPDRARAYNAMIELHTAAGNIDKALMLGRRGLEMLGILLPRHPSRLKVLLLLSKLRFVWGFRRLSTIMDIPENKDELLNIQETLLTNIGLPAFYVDPLLCLWLTATGILLGIRDPGKGVPLQHASLGLITLGAFLGSMFGFIGMGRSYAKIGMRLLERQSPGPHQAIAYFVSAFFNRHWYQPARKNINYFKRAYRHAMKSGDISYAGHSINSMFMVHFFLGDNLDTIYADHKRYQAFVQNSRSPFVVATYMAIQQFYRSLKGQTASPFSLSEPGYDEEVEFAAAVEGGNLMLQFFFLLFQLKLLVIFRQWDKAMAVADRIRARNYLPAGTLVLTEYYFYAFLSAMAVVSTCTDRQQVRRCRQQAALSMKKMKQWRRLRPDNFEPMLRLMEAEQARAGGRPSKVLRLYRQAVSSAVAGGFTHLAAIACESAGIFLAGHGDKIASRAYLVEAKRTYETWGATAKVRDMEKQYAAVLSVMPERTPSVLERMDYNAVVEALQAVSQEIVVRKLLTRLMEITMAATGANRAAFISSKNNQLFVEVEGRGDEAGRTLLKTEPLLDQKKTLMASVVYYVKRTQQLVVINDMKKAPAPFQRIGDAINPPRSLVCMPMSRSERLVGILYLENTLTGGIFTEDRLELLKLIASQAAISFENATLYEHVMKNEQDLKQLSEKLRNLYSELMLTEERERRRIATELHDRIGHALAGTKIGLEAMAQAPGADHRQRLNDILQTIEQSIADTRTLTFEISPPILYHLGLGAALDWLCEETQQKHGVAITFTDMARDAAIEQKTEVLCFQILRELLFNAVKHARAGHINVALRMGKDRLRLTIQDDGIGFDQSRQPSSGSTTGGGFGLFSIHERLRLVGGQMEIDTGENRGTRIDIIIPLAAAGETPRPEGL from the coding sequence ATGGTGCAAGGGCTTTCCCTCAGCGCTGCGGCGCGGCAATGGCTGGCTGATCGTCACGACCGGATAGTGGAAACGGAGACAGACGGGCGGGTGGCCACCTTCGCGGCAGTGGACCGCCGGACCGGCCGGCCGGTTACGGCGCGGCTGTTCGGCATCAACGGGCATTCCCCGGATATCGGGGAGGCGCTTACGGAGTACGTGGCGCGGCTCGCCCGCCTTTCCTCCGATCGGGTTCTCAAACTACTTGATCATCAGGAAGTGCGCGCCAACGGCACCGTCGGTCTCCTGGTGATCCAGGAGGCTCCTGCCGGCGAACCATTGAGCGCCATGCTGCCGTCGTTTCGCGCCATGATTGCCGAGGAAGGCCGCCTGAACCGGGGTTTCTGTTTTTTCGCGGCCCAGATGGCCGAGGCCCTGCAGGCGTTGCACGGCGCCGGCGTGATTCACCAGGCCGTCACCCCTGACAGTTTCCTGTTTGACCCTGCCACGCGGAGCCTCAAACTCGACGGCCTTGCCCGGGCGCCTGAAAGCGCCGGTCTTTCACCGGTAACTTCCGAGGCGGTACTTCCCTATATCTCGCCGGAACAGGCCGGTCGCATGAGCCATACCGTCGATTTCCGCGCCAATCTCTATTCCCTGGGCGTGTTGTTTTATGAAATGATGACGGGCGTCACTCCTTTTTCCGCCAGCGACGCTACCGGCGTATTATATGGTCACACCGCCCTTACGCCCATTCCGCCTTCAGAAGTGAACCCGGCAGTGGACGTCGTGCTTTCGCGCCTGGTACTCAAGCTGCTGGCCAAACATCCTGACGATCGTTACCAGAGTGCCGCCGGGCTCCTGGCCGATCTGGCCGGTCTGGCGTGCCGGTTTGACGCCGCGGCCCGTGTCCCGGATTTCAATCTGGGACGCAACGATGTTTCCCCGGTCTTTACGCTGCCTGACCGGCTTTATGGACGCGAACAGACACTCTCCTGTCTGCAAAAATGCTTTGACCGGATCTGCGCGGGCGATACCTGCGTGGTCATGATCGCCGGCGACACCGGTGTCGGTAAAACCGAAGTGGTCCGCCGGCTGGGGGCTTATGTCCGCGAGGCGGGCGGCATTTTTCTGGCCGGTAAATTTGACCAGCATCAGCAGGCCGTTCCCATCAGGGCGCCAAAGACCGCAATGGACAGCGCGGCCAGGTGGTTGCTGAGCCAGAGCCCGGAGAAGATCCAGATATGGCGTGAAAAAATCCTGTCGGCCGTTTCGCCCAACGGGCAAATCCTGGTGGACATCATTCCGGAAATGGAACTGGTGATCGGCAAGCAGCCGCCGGTCTGCGAGCTGCCCCCCATGGAGGCCATTATGCGGGTGGGGCTGGTTATGGAAAAATTCGGCTCCCTCTTTCTGGAAAAAGACCACCCGGTTGTCTTTTTCCTCGACGATATGCAATGGGCCGACAAGGGCAGCCTGTCCCACGGCATCGCCTTCTTACTGGCCCGGCAACGGCGTTACTGCATGGTGCTGGGCACCTATCGAGACAACGAGGTCGACGAGGACCATCCGCTGACGCGGTACTTGAGCAAACTGAAACGAACCAGCATACCGGTCGAAATATTTCGACTGGAGCACCTGGACGAAGGCCAGACGGCGGCCATGGTGGCGGATATCCTTTGTCAAACCGATGAGGTGGTCGCCCCCCTGGCCCGCATCGTTTTTAAAAAAACCGGCGGTAACCCTTTTTTCATCCGGCAGTTTATGAGTTCGCTGCACGCCGGCGGGTTGATCTGCTACGACATGCGCCGGGGCAACTGGTCCTGGGACGCGGATCGCATTGCCGCCGCCGATATCACCGACAATGTGGCCCGGTTGCTCTCCACGGCCATTGACAAGCTTCCCGTGGAGACCCTGTCCGTGCTTCAGGCCGCCGCCTGCGTCGGCAATAGAATCGATCCGGATCTGCTGGCCCGGGTCCTGTCCCGCGATTTGTCCGATATCGTCGATCAGGCGCGGACGGCGCTGAAGGCCGGCCTGCTTCGGGTCTATGTCGATCCTTCCCCGTCCCGGCAGGCGTCCGGGAAAGAAGCCGCGCATATCTGGGAGTTTGCCCACGACCATATTCTGCAGGCCGTTTACCGCACCCTCCCTGAGGCCGCCGCCCGGGATCTCCACTGGGCTGTCGGAAAAGCGATGCTGGCCAGGGAGCCGACCGAGGGTGCCGGCAATAAAATTTTTGATATCGTATACCAGCTTCGGCTCGGCATGCCCCCGGACCTGTCACCGCCGGAAACAACGGAAATAGCCCGTCTTAACCTCATGGCGGGTCGGAACGCAATGGAATCAGTCTCTTTCGGCGCCGCGGCCCCATACCTCCGTCATGCCTGCGACCTGCTTCCGCCAACCGCCTGGGAAACGGACTACGACCTGTGCGCCGCGATCCACGCCAGCCTGGCCAAGTGTGAATTTGTGCTGGGCGCCTTTGACGCCTCGGAGCGCCTTTTCGGTCTGCTGCTGCAGAAAGCCCCCTCCCTGCCGGATCGGGCCAGAGCCTACAACGCCATGATCGAACTCCATACCGCCGCCGGAAACATTGACAAGGCGTTGATGCTGGGCCGCCGCGGGCTTGAGATGCTCGGCATCCTGCTGCCCCGCCATCCCAGCCGCCTGAAGGTGCTGCTGCTCCTGTCCAAGCTGCGCTTCGTCTGGGGGTTTCGCCGGCTGTCCACGATTATGGATATCCCGGAAAACAAAGACGAGCTTCTGAATATTCAGGAAACGCTGCTGACCAACATCGGCCTGCCCGCTTTTTATGTTGACCCGTTGCTGTGCCTGTGGCTTACCGCCACCGGAATTCTGCTGGGCATTCGTGATCCCGGAAAAGGCGTTCCCCTGCAGCACGCTTCTCTGGGCCTGATCACGCTGGGGGCTTTTCTGGGGTCCATGTTCGGTTTTATCGGCATGGGACGTTCTTACGCCAAGATCGGTATGCGGCTGCTGGAGAGGCAGTCGCCGGGTCCCCATCAGGCCATCGCCTATTTCGTGTCCGCTTTTTTCAACCGGCACTGGTACCAGCCCGCGCGGAAGAACATCAACTACTTCAAACGGGCCTACCGTCACGCCATGAAATCCGGCGACATCAGCTATGCCGGCCACAGCATCAACTCCATGTTCATGGTTCATTTCTTTCTGGGAGACAACCTGGACACCATTTACGCCGACCATAAGCGTTATCAGGCCTTTGTCCAGAACTCACGTTCCCCGTTCGTGGTGGCCACTTATATGGCCATCCAGCAGTTCTATCGGAGCCTCAAGGGACAGACCGCTTCCCCTTTCAGCCTGAGTGAACCCGGCTATGACGAGGAAGTCGAATTCGCGGCGGCCGTGGAAGGTGGCAACCTGATGCTGCAGTTTTTTTTCCTGCTGTTTCAACTCAAGCTTCTCGTGATTTTCCGCCAATGGGATAAAGCCATGGCCGTGGCCGACCGGATCCGGGCCAGGAACTACCTGCCGGCCGGCACCCTGGTCCTGACAGAATATTATTTTTATGCTTTTTTAAGCGCCATGGCGGTAGTTTCCACCTGCACGGACCGGCAGCAGGTCCGGCGATGCCGGCAGCAGGCGGCCCTTTCCATGAAAAAAATGAAGCAGTGGCGCCGATTACGGCCGGATAACTTCGAGCCCATGTTGCGCCTGATGGAAGCCGAGCAAGCCCGGGCGGGCGGTCGCCCTTCAAAGGTCCTGCGGCTGTACCGGCAGGCCGTGTCGTCGGCCGTAGCCGGCGGATTCACCCATCTGGCCGCCATAGCCTGCGAGTCCGCCGGGATTTTCCTGGCGGGCCATGGCGACAAGATCGCTTCCCGGGCATACCTGGTTGAGGCCAAAAGGACTTATGAAACCTGGGGAGCCACGGCTAAAGTCAGGGATATGGAGAAACAGTATGCCGCCGTTCTTTCCGTCATGCCGGAACGAACGCCATCCGTCCTGGAAAGAATGGACTACAACGCCGTGGTCGAAGCGCTGCAGGCCGTTTCCCAGGAGATCGTGGTGCGCAAACTGCTGACCCGGCTGATGGAAATCACCATGGCGGCCACCGGCGCCAATCGTGCCGCTTTTATTTCCAGCAAAAACAATCAGCTTTTTGTGGAAGTGGAAGGCCGCGGGGACGAAGCCGGTCGAACGCTGCTGAAAACCGAACCACTGCTGGATCAGAAAAAAACGCTGATGGCTTCGGTCGTTTATTATGTCAAACGGACGCAGCAGCTGGTGGTCATCAATGACATGAAAAAAGCGCCGGCGCCGTTTCAGCGGATCGGAGACGCCATCAATCCTCCCCGATCGCTGGTGTGCATGCCCATGTCCCGCAGCGAACGGCTGGTCGGTATTCTTTATCTGGAAAACACCCTGACCGGCGGAATATTCACCGAAGACCGGCTGGAACTGCTCAAGCTGATCGCCTCCCAGGCCGCCATTTCCTTTGAGAACGCGACCCTTTACGAACATGTCATGAAAAACGAGCAGGACCTCAAGCAGTTGTCCGAAAAGTTGCGAAACCTGTATTCGGAACTGATGCTGACCGAGGAGCGGGAACGGCGACGCATTGCCACCGAGCTTCATGATCGTATCGGCCACGCCCTGGCCGGCACGAAAATCGGACTGGAGGCAATGGCCCAGGCACCCGGCGCCGACCACCGCCAGCGGTTGAACGACATTCTGCAAACCATCGAACAATCCATTGCCGACACCCGAACCCTTACGTTTGAAATCAGCCCGCCGATTCTCTATCACCTGGGCCTGGGCGCGGCCCTGGACTGGCTATGCGAAGAAACCCAGCAAAAACATGGTGTGGCGATAACCTTTACCGACATGGCCCGTGACGCCGCCATCGAACAGAAAACGGAAGTGCTCTGCTTCCAGATATTGCGGGAATTGCTGTTTAACGCCGTAAAACACGCCCGGGCCGGTCACATTAACGTAGCGCTGCGCATGGGGAAAGACCGGTTGCGCCTGACCATACAGGATGACGGTATCGGTTTCGATCAATCGCGGCAGCCGTCAAGCGGGTCCACGACCGGCGGCGGGTTTGGCCTGTTCAGTATTCATGAGCGGTTACGACTGGTGGGCGGGCAAATGGAAATCGACACGGGCGAGAACAGGGGCACGCGTATCGACATTATTATCCCCCTGGCGGCCGCCGGTGAAACACCCCGTCCGGAGGGGCTTTGA
- a CDS encoding response regulator transcription factor codes for MITVLVADDHAIILDGICSLLGTISGLKVVGRAENGRKALELAIKLRPDVVIMDISMPELNGFEAARQIGAEVPGVRIIALSMYAEKRYVLGMLKAGVSGYLIKDCAFQELAEAISVVHRGGTYLSPKIADTVRKALLDSIEETPMTVSEELTERERQVLQRMAEGVKTRDIAEELHVSVKTVETYRASIMQKLNLYSVAELTKFAVREGLTPLEK; via the coding sequence ATGATTACGGTTCTTGTCGCCGATGACCATGCCATCATTCTTGACGGTATTTGCAGCCTGCTGGGAACCATTTCCGGCCTGAAGGTTGTGGGGCGGGCCGAGAACGGTCGTAAAGCGCTGGAGCTTGCCATAAAGCTGAGGCCGGATGTTGTCATCATGGATATCAGCATGCCTGAATTAAACGGTTTTGAAGCCGCCCGCCAGATCGGGGCCGAAGTTCCCGGGGTCAGGATCATCGCCCTATCCATGTATGCCGAAAAGCGTTACGTCCTGGGCATGCTGAAGGCCGGCGTGTCCGGATACCTGATCAAGGACTGCGCTTTTCAGGAACTGGCCGAGGCCATTTCCGTCGTGCACCGCGGAGGCACTTACCTGAGCCCCAAAATAGCGGACACCGTCCGCAAGGCGCTGCTGGACAGCATCGAGGAAACCCCGATGACGGTATCGGAGGAATTGACCGAACGGGAAAGGCAGGTGCTGCAGCGGATGGCGGAAGGGGTCAAGACCCGGGATATCGCGGAAGAGCTTCATGTCAGCGTTAAAACGGTCGAGACCTACCGCGCCAGCATCATGCAGAAACTCAACCTGTACAGCGTCGCCGAGCTGACCAAGTTCGCCGTACGGGAAGGGCTGACGCCGCTTGAAAAATAG
- a CDS encoding lysophospholipase, with amino-acid sequence MGQGYQHSMGVFLNKDNIRIFYRSWAAENPAGLVFLCHGLGEHSGRYSHLIQKLRDRRISFYALDHKGHGKSGGKRGHTERFTDYCQDIHQYITTLIRPEAPGLPLILLGHSMGGLIAALHARMFPEDIDGLILSSPAFMPSTPLSPLQRSGAKILARLTPRLSRSNKLSPEDLSSSRETVAAYSKDPLVHNRITFQWLVEFLAATRQCLDRGQETSLPLLIFHGGADAIVSAEGSRCYYERAKGPDKTLKIFDGLRHETMNESPGKREPVLNIVADWIVAHAKK; translated from the coding sequence ATGGGTCAGGGCTATCAGCACAGCATGGGTGTGTTTCTGAATAAAGACAACATCCGTATTTTCTACAGAAGCTGGGCCGCGGAAAATCCTGCGGGGCTGGTCTTTCTATGCCACGGACTGGGAGAGCATTCGGGACGGTACAGCCACCTGATCCAGAAATTACGGGACCGGCGAATATCGTTCTATGCCCTGGATCACAAGGGCCACGGGAAATCAGGCGGCAAAAGGGGGCACACCGAACGCTTTACCGATTACTGCCAGGATATCCATCAATACATCACCACCCTGATCCGGCCCGAAGCACCGGGCCTGCCGCTGATTCTGCTGGGCCATAGCATGGGCGGACTGATCGCGGCCCTTCATGCGCGAATGTTCCCGGAAGATATCGACGGCCTGATTCTTTCCTCCCCGGCCTTTATGCCCTCAACGCCGCTTTCCCCTCTCCAGCGGTCGGGCGCGAAGATTCTGGCCAGGCTGACGCCCCGGCTCTCCCGAAGCAACAAGCTCAGCCCCGAAGATCTGTCCTCCAGCAGGGAGACGGTGGCGGCATACAGCAAAGATCCCCTGGTACACAACCGGATAACGTTTCAGTGGCTCGTCGAATTTCTGGCCGCCACGCGTCAGTGCCTGGACCGGGGACAGGAAACCAGCCTGCCCCTGCTCATATTTCACGGAGGCGCCGACGCGATTGTCTCCGCCGAGGGAAGCCGGTGTTATTATGAACGGGCGAAAGGGCCGGATAAAACCCTGAAAATTTTCGACGGGCTGCGCCACGAAACCATGAACGAAAGCCCGGGAAAAAGAGAGCCGGTACTGAACATCGTCGCCGACTGGATAGTAGCTCACGCAAAAAAGTAG